From the Amia ocellicauda isolate fAmiCal2 chromosome 12, fAmiCal2.hap1, whole genome shotgun sequence genome, the window tctcatgatcattgaaactccatgaggtgagatcttgcatggagccccagaccgagggagactgacagttattttgtgtttcttccatttgcgaataatctcaccaattgttgtcaccttctcaccaagctgcttggcgatggtcttgtagctcattccagccttgtgtaggtctacaatcttgtccctgacatccttggacagctctttggtcttggccatggtcgagactttggaatctgattgattgattgcttctgtggacaggtgtcttttatacaggtaacgagctgagattaggagcactccctttaagagagtgctcctaatttcagctcgttacctgtataaaagacacctgggagccagaaatcttgttgattgataggggatcaaatacttatttccctcattaacatgcaaatcaatttataacttttttgaaatgcgtttttctggatttttttgttgttattctgtctctcactgttaaaatacacctaccattaaaattatagactaatcatttctttgtcagtgggcaaacgaacaaaatcagcaggggatcaaatacttttttccctcactgtatatatatatatatatatatatataatatatatatattttttcctgtcaCTGCTCAAACCAAATGTTCACTTTTTTAGAATTTTGCAGATAAATAGTTGTCCAAGCAACTTAAAAGCCACTAATTGGCTTATTACAGAGCTTGGAAATCAGTTCCTGTTGCAGTTTAATCAAATGTAGGACTACAATCCTGACAATATATGCTAGTGCCAGTGCATAGATATGAATACTTCTCCAAATACTAcagtatgtattttatatgtgtCCTTTTGTCATTTCAGCAATGCCTTCTGTATTTAATTTCAAGATGTGGTTTTCttaggtaaaaataaaacataaaaatgagtTTGTAATGCCAAAGACAAAATAATCTGGGCTCTTTATTTAAATCAtcagaatatggttttcaaaactgctttccaatttatataATCTCTTTGAAAATCATACTGCATACATTACGCTGAATTTCATATCCTACCTGTTTTCTAACTTCCATGTTcatcttaattaaaaatgtgaagaGCCAGTGTTATCTTACCAAAAACTGCTGCGTCAAACATAAGATGGTGATTTGCTGTAAAAAGTAATATATGTGATAAAGAACACTTGAATCTTATGaaataattttatttcattggaGCAAGACctgttttaagaaaatataaataaaaacatgcacatttaaatatacTCCTGAGTTGCAATATTGATTATGTTTGTATTGTCATAAAGTAACTAATTGTTTAGGCTAAATTGAATATCATTTAATTCTTCCCATCCACACACTTTCCGTAAGTTTCTGATAAGCAGTAGTGCTATATCCTTTACTTTGGACTTCTAATACATTGGCTTCTTTGTCTACTTGTCACCTAGCCTATTGGAATGCAACAAGAGCTTTTATGATCCTGTCTGCCATGTCGTGTTTTGCGGGGATAATTGCTGGAATCCTGTCGTTTGCGCACTTCTCTGCTTTTGAGAGGTTCAACAGGTCCTTTGCTGCTGGGATCATGTTCTTTGTCTCCAGTAAGTGATCTTTATGCCTTTTAGATGTTATAGTAAGAATAATAAGCAAGGATTTTTAAGTGTAATTCTTAAAGGCCGAGGACCTTTCCCTATTAATGTCATAAACAGAAAGTAAAACTGAACTACACTATTTTGTGTATCAAAGGTGTGGAAATGTGGGCAAAAGtgcttaatgttttatatatatatatatatatatatatatatatatatatatatatatatatatatatatatgtatgtatattaaacatataaaaAATTTTGCCCACTTTTGcccaccgatcagccataacattatgaccacctgccttgTGAggggggcctccatggatcggacttgtttggccagcacatcccacagatgctcgactggattgagatctggggaatttggaggccaagtcaacaccttgaacttgtgattcatcagaccaggccaccttcttccattgctccgtggtccagttctgatgctcacgtgcccattgtaggtgctttcggcagtggacaggggtcagcatgggcaccctgactggtctgtggctacgcagccccatatgcaacaaactgcgatgcactgtgtgacacctttctatcagaaccagcattacctttttcagcaatttcagctacagtacctcgtctgttggatcgaacCACACGGGcgagcctttgctccccacgtgcatcaatgagccttggccgcccatgaccctgtcacctgTTCGCCGCTTTTCCTtacttggaccacttttgataggtactgaccactgcagaccgggaacaccccacaagagctgcagttttggagatgctctgacccagtcgtctagcgatcacaatttggcccttgtcaaagtcgctcagatccttacatatacatatatagacgggtgacaaattaaaggaaaaaccaacttaaagtgtctcagtaaggagttgggccaccacgagctgccagaacagcttcaatgcaccttggcatagattctacaagactctggaactctactggagggatgaaacaccatttttccaaaagatattcccttatttggtgttttgatgatggtggtggagagcgctgtctaacacatcggtccaaaatctcccataggtgttaaATCATGTTGATCTGGTGACtacgaaggccatagcatatgattcacatcattttcatactcatcaaaccagtcAGTGACCGCTcctgccctgtggatgggggcaatGTCATCCTAGAAgtgaccactcccatcaggatagaaatgtttcaccacaggataaaaatgatcactcagaataactttgtaatgatttgcagtgacccttccctctaaggggacaagtggacccaaaccatgccaggaaaatgccccacACAGCTTAACaaagcctccggaccccctcactctAGGGGTTAAGCAGTCCAGCCTGTACCAGTCTCTTGGTGtactcacccacttgtcgagaatatggtgaaatatgactcatctgaccatatcactttcccacatctctgtagaccagtgcctatgtttttgtaccactgaactctcaaatgtgcatttgtctttgtaattaggggttttatgcactgcaaccctactataatatccctctctgtgtagttctcgacGGACTGTTcctgctgacacagtctgatcacgtcctgcattgacattctcagtcacctgggaaagagctgCTCTTCTGTTGTTCCTTATATATagcagtaatgcacgagcatcacggtcatcgaatgtgcgcttttgaccacaatttccaaccctatttactgatgtctttcccatagctctaaatgcagatgtaactttagtcactgttcctgttgaaacactagccagttgagcagtctttgtgactgaagttcCCGCCattcctttcctcttgccatcttgatccaaaatcaaggtcaactgggcctccTCAGCATTTTTACCTGTTGCATAAAGGTCAACGAGCTTGCTTTTGATGTGACCATTAATGGTAAAACCTAAAACAGTAAGGACTGATGCCATGCACATGTTTCATATTCTGATCTGGGCTGGTAACTCatcattgtctttttttaaatctttcatcaacagctctgtttgTACTCTTGGCTATGGCCATTTACACTGGGGTCACAGTCAATTTCTTGGGGAAACGCTTTGGAGACTGGCGGTTCTCCTGGTCCTATATACTAGGTTGGGTGGCTCTGCTTATGACATTCTTTGCAGGTGAGCTTGACTTAAAACCATATGCATATAAATTAAAGGAATGTGAGTATCATGGACTTTTATGATaggatttattttgtgttaggGTTTGAATTCTACTTCTACTATCTTAACACTGTAGGCTTATAGAAACATTTGACATGTACAAAGTTTAATCTGAAGGATATTGCAATAACTATTATGCTCTCTGCAGGTATTTTTTATATGTGTGCCTATAGGATGCATGAGTGCAGAAGAGTTGCTGGACCACGTTAAAATCTCCTGATTTCACACCAAAATGACCAACCTGAACTGGGCAcagagatttttttaatttatagtaCAAAATTGTGAAGCAAAAAAGGATGTAAAGGATGGTTTAGTCTGCTATGTAACTTATTTTGATGCTTTTCTTACTAGAActctttaatataatataattcatTAAAGTATAATTCCACAGGGTAGaatgcattttagtttttttaagaaatagaGTTATGCTGTTATTCACATGAAGCAAAGTCTTCATTAAGGTTATAAACAGATTATTAGCATAATGAAGCCTTGTATATATTATCTCACCACCAATAATCAGTGATGTACATGTGCACCATGCCTGTCTATTATGATTTGTTATATTTCTGCAGTTTTTCAGCTTAGaggttgttttttatatataaaaaatgatgcatttataaatgtgttataAAGGGATGCATTATGTTTAAATTTACTAGTATTGATCTGCTCTTACAGATACTGCAAAATATAAGGCCTTTGTCATTGGAGAGTCAGTTTTAGAGCATATTTCATTCAACCTTTAATTTCACCACATAAAAAGTCCAGTGGCATTgcataatatgtattttaaatactttaaataaaataaaatgtaaaaataatatttaactaAGTATATCAATAAAGCAATTTATAATTGATGCTAACACttaaagaaaacattgtcaaaatGTAACTGGATCGTTCTccctaaaataatgttttaatttcaatgTTCCTACTGCAGTATGCAtaacatgcatttattaattcatgGATTTACtggtacatttatttaattatctacTGATCTGTCtcactattaatttattttaattgtatattaatTGAAAGCTTCTCATAAACTTGTCACTAAAACACATTGTGCAACTCTGTTCTTCCCATTAACTGTACAAAACTgcaaagttttaattttgtgttattttaaaatcatatcCTTAATATACcctttgtaatgcttttataatatttttcttttgaattATTGATTAAGCAGCCCAGCACCAaagtattatataattatattaataaaaaatatatgataaTAAATTCTCTCTCTGCTAATTTTGACCAACTTAAGTGCATTATTGTATCGGTACCTTATAGTCTGACTATTACTATTATACCTGTATATCCTTGGCCACATATTGAGATCACTGAAGGGCCAACCCTTTGTTGTATGTCAAATCCAACTGTATAAATCTGAGTTGCAATGGgttatattatattgtaataCCAAATATTATCTCCCATTGTCAACCCACTGCTCAATGAAGGCCTCCTCAAGACAACTTGAGGTCCATATACTTGTTGAACACAAGGTGGTGTACACTACTGTAGTTAAATACTTGCTACACTAGTAGTATTACAGATTGCCAGGCAGTATAAAGGAATATGCAAACAGACTGAACACAATGCAGACCTGTCCGGGCTCACACACTGACATTGATCTACACCAGAATATTCAGAACATTTGCATGGACAAAGCTGGATTATTAATTAACTCTGCAGGAAACTCTCACTTTGGGAAAATGTAAATTCGACAGGTATTACAATGCCTTATTCAGGATCACTGAAATAAAGATGGAAAGTCATGTCGTGGATCAAACACCCTTTAGTTGTTTGACTAAGTAAAGCACCCAAGATATTCAAATTTAAACTAAACTAACATTAGTGCACtgagtaaaaataaacaattttcgGTTCTTTTCCATGAGATCAAGTTTTCAGAAAACATATATTCAGAAAAGTATTAGAACTTTCTTTGTTTACATTCTATTCCAATCCTAATAGAGTTCCAATGTATACATGAGGGGTCCCCAACCTTTTTCTGACGAGGAGCTACTTTTGATTTACCCAAAGTCTTGCAAGCAACCTAGGCTCtaatcaaaaataattattgttacTGAAACTTACCATTAATGAGAGGCCTGGCATTGCATATCATCAGCCAGTTTGTTGAAGTTGGTGTGTACTTTGTGAGAGCAAGTCTTATGCAGTCATTCAGGTGAGCATCAGTCATTGTTGATCtgtattttgattttaatattttcttgctTGAAAATGCAGACTAACAGAGGTAAGTGTATCCAAAAAGTGATTTAATACACAGTGCGGTTTTATTTCTGGGTATTTTTAGGTACTGACCAGGGCCCAAAAAGTATCATCTGAAGCTCTGCATTTTAGTTGGATGTAATTTTGAAtggttattatttaatttttgatGTTATTGTCCAGGTTAAACACTGACGCAATTTGTTCTGCAATTTCACCGACATAAACATTCATGAATGGAAAGGTGGCTACTGGCTGCAGCTGTTTGAAATCTGCGTCTTTCATATTCTGCCTGAATCATTTCCAAGTGAGAGGTGTATTTTTCAAAAGATGGGAGgttctcttctgtttttctactttttcaCTCATGCTGGGAAAGTGTTTCAGGTCCTCCTTTTGAAGTTGTTTTATCCACAGGTTAATTTTTTCTTGGAAGGTTTTCACTATCATTTCAGTAATGTCTTTCTGTGTTCCCTGAAGTAGAGGTCTTCATGGGTCCAAAAATGTATGCCCGAACCCGAAGTGACCCGGAAATGTGCTGTCTGGAACTGACACAGACccgtctattatttgaaagtcTGGACCCAGACCCATGCAGAACCAAGAAATGCCGTAAATGTGCTACCCGGAACCAACTCGGACCcatctattatttgaaatctggacCCGGACCCGtccgggacacacagacccgattGAACCCAATCAGCACAGATCCCACAGCTAATTGCTATTAACAAGTTAATttacaagttgtgaaaataaaactttgtctTACCTAATGTAGCATTAATAGccttctctcctgtacctgaCCGTGATGCATACAATCCATCCTCCTTGCCAAGAAagttggtaaaataacatccatgttgttcctctcttgctgattgaaagAGCATGTATAATCCACTCATTATTTCAGCTTCAAACGTCCACTTGCTTGTGGCAGATGACAAACATGACTTTGcagctttgcagtttttttgtatCTCGCATAATACGATAAGTTCCACTGTTTGCCCTTTTGAACTATAATAACGATTGCTCATTCAGTGCCATGGCCGATGGCGTTAGCATTACTAATCTGCTGTCATTGTGCTCAGAGACGCGTCTGCCATAGAGTTTAGATTTACAAAGCGAACAAACTCCAACCACGATATCTCAAAAATCGTGCCGATGCCAATAATGCACTTCGGTTTACGTCATCTGTCAAACACCAATATAATAAGTCCCGCCTTCTAAATAAAAGAGCCAATCGTAAAGTCATCACGTCACTCgggtattacacacaatgttaaacagacccGAGACCTGAAGTACAAGAATGGGACCTGAAAAATCTGTagaggaagttgaagaaagtgttttgtgataattatataatgttttatattaatactagcattagaagtagcttgtatacagactgagcagattagctttagcaggctaagcaaaaggtcaacaaggttaatttgttagaaactcctgtcagtaataaaagatcacacagtgccgaaatagcctacagctgtttgctgaaaatttgtttatgacttaatcgtttctccagatgggcaggaattgtttctgttaatgagcgattgacactaggtaaatgacgaccgtgggatcgcatcttcctagtgcacatcaaacacagacatctgctttttggatccatcacctctccacgggaggacagattgtaaacggacccggacctgtatcttctgattggatgaacggccataagatgttacgtcattttacTATAAAGTTgaactcatgtttgtaaacattaagttctctaTGAATCAGTTTTCCTGACGTGGTGCTTcggagccggcttgattaaagttctatttgctttatctcgacgacttctccacttatttccaagACGGTTCTACAGGACCCAACCCGGACCCCGCTCACCGTTTAAGGGGGCTTTCACA encodes:
- the lim2.5 gene encoding lens intrinsic membrane protein 2.5, whose product is MYSFMGGGLFCAIVGNILLVVSTATDYWMQYRLSGAFAHQGLWRYCMSGKCYMQTDSIAYWNATRAFMILSAMSCFAGIIAGILSFAHFSAFERFNRSFAAGIMFFVSTLFVLLAMAIYTGVTVNFLGKRFGDWRFSWSYILGWVALLMTFFAGIFYMCAYRMHECRRVAGPR